From the Lolium rigidum isolate FL_2022 chromosome 2, APGP_CSIRO_Lrig_0.1, whole genome shotgun sequence genome, one window contains:
- the LOC124689231 gene encoding auxin-induced protein X10A-like, with protein sequence MLTMGYFRAPKLGGRKSSSPERDGQSLRSALLVDGETASVPKGYFAVYVGAEARRFVVPMSLLCQPAFRALMELAAEEFGFGQTGGLRIPCREEDFVATVAELLPAAESRQRRWSAAGGRRSASVNW encoded by the coding sequence ATGTTGACGATGGGGTACTTCCGGGCACCCAAGCTGGGCGGGAGGAAGtcgtcttcgccggagagggacgGCCAGAGCCTGCGTTCGGCGCTGCTCGTCGACGGCGAGACTGCGTCGGTGCCCAAGGGGTACTTCGCGGTGTACGTGGGCGCTGAGGCGCGTCGGTTCGTGGTGCCCATGAGCCTCCTCTGCCAGCCGGCCTTCCGGGCGCTCATGGAGCTTGCCGCCGAGGAGTTCGGGTTCGGCCAGACCGGCGGGCTCCGCATCCCATGCCGCGAGGAGGACttcgtcgccaccgtcgccgagCTCCTTCCCGCGGCCGAGTCCAGGCAGCGCCGCTGGAGCGCCGCCGGGGGCAGGAGAAGCGCCTCAGTGAACTGGTGA